The following DNA comes from Streptomyces sp. NBC_00273.
TCCTTGGGCTCGATCCCCGGCTGTCCCTCCCCGAGGAGCTTTTCGAGCACCCTTGGCCACACTGCGGCAAGATCGGCAGGTACGTCAGCCACAGAGCACGCTCTCTCACAGGGGTCCCACGAATGTGTGGTTCTTTGGGACGGTCGGGACAAAAAATCCGGGGTCAGGCAACGGTAGTCAGGCCAGCGGGTAGGGTTCAAGTCGTTGTCCACAGCCTGTGCACAGTGTGGGGCCAGGTCGGCTCGGTTTGACCGGATGGCGTAGCCGCGCGTACCGTAACCAGGTCGAGTTGTCGATGGCTGCTGCCGCCTGCCTACCGATGGGCGAAGGTCACTGATAGTGATCATTTAGCGGTGCCACTCGGGCGAACACGCGAGTTTCCTCGTGGGCGCACGGTGACAGCCAGGCGATGTCCCGCCACAACGATTCATTCTCTGGAGCCCCCGAGTGAGCAAGCGCACCTTCCAGCCGAACAACCGCCGTCGCGCCAAGACCCACGGCTTCCGCCTGCGGATGCGTACCCGTGCCGGTCGCGCCATCCTCGCGAACCGTCGTGGC
Coding sequences within:
- the rpmH gene encoding 50S ribosomal protein L34, which gives rise to MSKRTFQPNNRRRAKTHGFRLRMRTRAGRAILANRRGKGRAALSA